In the genome of Blastopirellula marina, the window ATCGGCGCTTGATCAGCGATTCGATGACCCCGGTCTCGGCATTTCACAAGTTAGACGACGGCAAGCCAGCTTGCCTGTTTGAAAGTGTCGTCGGTGGCGAGAAGGTGGGCCGCTACAGCTTTATCGGAATTCATCCCGAATACCATCTCAGCGCGACACGTGATCAAGTCACCATCACCAGCAACGAGGGAACCGAGACCTTCACCAGTGCCAACCCGCTGGAAGAGCTCCGCAAGCGGCTGGATACCGGCAACGTCGCCCACATCGAAGGGCTCCCCCCGTTTAACGGTGGCGCGATTGGTTACGCGGGGTACGACGTCGTGCGCTACGTCGAGAACCTTCCCAACGCCCCCCAGGATGATCGCCACCTGCCAGACCTTTCGTTCGGCTTCTACAACAACCTGGTCGTCTTCGATAACGTCACCAAAACGGCCTACGTTATCGTCATGGCCAAGTGCCCCCAGGGCAAACCCAACGATCATCAGGCCATCTATAACGCTGCCTGTCAGCAAGCCGAAGAGATTGTCGCTCAGCTGACCAAGCACGACCCGACCCTCACCCCGACCGACATCGATCTGGCCGGCTACCCCACGATCGCGTACCGCTCGAACTTCACTCAGGAAGACTTCGAAGCAGCCGTTCGCAAATGTGTCGAGTACATCGTGGCCGGTGATATCTTTCAGGTCGTCTTCAGCCAACGCCTGGAAGTCGACATCCAGAGCGACCCATTCGAGATCTACCGCACGCTACGGATCGTGAACCCCAGCCCGTTCATGTTCTTCCTCCGCACGCCCGAAACCACCCTGGTCGGCAGTTCGCCAGAGATCATGGTCCGCGTGATGGATGGCACGGTTACCGTTCGCCCGCTGGCTGGCACTCGTCCGCGTGGTTTGACCGAAGCGGAAGACGCCCACTTGGCCGAAGAACTACTGGCCGACCCGAAAGAACGTGCCGAACACGTGATGCTGGTCGACCTGGGACGCAACGACGTCGGCCGCGTAGCCAAGTACCGCAGCGTCCAGCTTTCCGATGTGATGGCTATCGAACGCTATAGCCACGTGATGCATATCACCTCGAACGTCACCGGCGAGTTGCCGGAAGGGAAAGACGCGTTCGACGCCATGGCGGCCTGTTTGCCGGCCGGTACCGTATCGGGCGCACCCAAAGTGCGGGCCATGGAAATCATCGACGAGATCGAACCCAATCGCCGCGGCCCTTACGCCGGTGCGGTGGGCTACATCGACTACGGTGGTAACATGGATACGTGTATCGCCCTGCGAACGATCGTCATTCAAGACGGCATCGCCTACGTTCAGGCTGGGGCCGGGATCGTCGCCGACAGCGATCCGAAAATGGAATATCAGGAAACGCTCAACAAGGCCCGCGGCATTCTCAAAGCGATCGAGATCACCGAGAAACGATCCGCTGCCCAGAAGAACAGCAAGTAAGCCACCCGCCACTTAAGACCCCAGAAAGAGACTATGCGCACCATGATCCACGTCATCGCAACTATCAACCTGAATCCTGGCACCCGCGACGCCTTCCTGGTAGCATTCCACGAACTGGTTCCGAAGGTACTGGAAGAAGATGGCTGCATCACCTACGGACCCACGATCGACGTCGACGCAAGCCTCGGCGACGTGCAGGAAGGCCCCCGCGACAACACCGTCACCGTTGTCGAAGCCTGGGAATCGGTCGAGCACCTTCAAGCTCACCTCGTTGCCCCGCACATGAACGAGTACCGCGAGCAAGTCAAAGACATGGTCACCGATATGAAGGTGCAAGTCCTAGCCCCAGCGTAAGCGATGCGTGATCTTAGCGAGCCGGGTGCCACGCCCAAGTCCGCTTGAGGGTGGCACCCCGGATCTTTCGGATCTTTTATCCGCGCCCATCCGCGTAATCCGCGGTTAGCCTTCCTCTTCCTTACTTCCGTTCAAACTGCAGGAAGTAATTCTCTTTGAACGAAGGAACCTCCACCTCGTTCACGAATCGGAAGCCTGCCTTTTCGATCTCGGCACGGAAGACTTCTTTGCCCGCTCGCACATGGTTGATCGTCCACTCCCGTGATTCGCCTGGGATGCGGTTGAAGTCGATCACCACCAGCTTGCCGCCGGGCGACATCGCTTTGTGAATCGAGGCCAGCGACTGCTCGGGGTATTCAAAGTGGTGATACACATCGCAGATAAATGCGGCATTGATGCTGCCCGGTGCCAGACGAATATCATCCTGCCCGCACAGTACCGGCGTCACATTGCTTAAGCTGCGAATCTCGGCCAGTTTCTCGACCCGCTCGACAAACTTCGGAGCGATATCCAGCGCGTAGACCCAGCCTTTCTCGCCAACCGCTTCGGAAAACGGCTCGACGAACAGCCCGGTGCCGGTACCGATATCGGCCACCCGGTCCCCCGGCGAAAGCTTCATCCGCTCGACGATCTCGTTCCTGGCCGCAAAGACCTCGCGGCTCTCAACCTCAAACCGCTTCACGTACGACTCGACATCCAACTCTGGGTCGAGAAACGAATCATTGATCCCTGGCTTCACACTTTCAGGAGCAGCCGTTTCTTGAGCCCAGGCACGGTTGCCCAGTAGCAAAACAACGAACAGAGTGATCGACAAAATGAAACGCATGACAATATTCTTCCAACGAAGGTAGCAATATCCAATGATCTAACGACATATTGGAATGTAAAAACGGAAATGCCCCCGGTCAATCACTCTGGCAAGATTCGCGGCAACGCTTGCCACTGGTCTCCGGCCCATCGTACCCATTACCATACAGTCACCCATTTCCATCGTCCTACTCGAAGACCCTGCATGCGCGACGTCCTTCAAGCCCTGGTTACCGATATCCCGG includes:
- the trpE gene encoding anthranilate synthase component I yields the protein MPYLPEFSEFEKLAEKFEIIPVYRRLISDSMTPVSAFHKLDDGKPACLFESVVGGEKVGRYSFIGIHPEYHLSATRDQVTITSNEGTETFTSANPLEELRKRLDTGNVAHIEGLPPFNGGAIGYAGYDVVRYVENLPNAPQDDRHLPDLSFGFYNNLVVFDNVTKTAYVIVMAKCPQGKPNDHQAIYNAACQQAEEIVAQLTKHDPTLTPTDIDLAGYPTIAYRSNFTQEDFEAAVRKCVEYIVAGDIFQVVFSQRLEVDIQSDPFEIYRTLRIVNPSPFMFFLRTPETTLVGSSPEIMVRVMDGTVTVRPLAGTRPRGLTEAEDAHLAEELLADPKERAEHVMLVDLGRNDVGRVAKYRSVQLSDVMAIERYSHVMHITSNVTGELPEGKDAFDAMAACLPAGTVSGAPKVRAMEIIDEIEPNRRGPYAGAVGYIDYGGNMDTCIALRTIVIQDGIAYVQAGAGIVADSDPKMEYQETLNKARGILKAIEITEKRSAAQKNSK
- a CDS encoding putative quinol monooxygenase, which encodes MIHVIATINLNPGTRDAFLVAFHELVPKVLEEDGCITYGPTIDVDASLGDVQEGPRDNTVTVVEAWESVEHLQAHLVAPHMNEYREQVKDMVTDMKVQVLAPA
- a CDS encoding class I SAM-dependent methyltransferase, with amino-acid sequence MRFILSITLFVVLLLGNRAWAQETAAPESVKPGINDSFLDPELDVESYVKRFEVESREVFAARNEIVERMKLSPGDRVADIGTGTGLFVEPFSEAVGEKGWVYALDIAPKFVERVEKLAEIRSLSNVTPVLCGQDDIRLAPGSINAAFICDVYHHFEYPEQSLASIHKAMSPGGKLVVIDFNRIPGESREWTINHVRAGKEVFRAEIEKAGFRFVNEVEVPSFKENYFLQFERK